atgtctgataatattttttcttctgaaagtcttatttgtttttttacggctagaataaaatcatttttatcttttaaaaaccattttaaggacaaaattattaaccctttaagcttttttttttcaatagtctacaaaacaaactatcTTTATGCaacaacttgcctagttaccctaacccgcctagttgacctaattaacctagttaatcctttaaatgtcactttaagctgtatagaagtgtcttgaaaaatacctcgtcaaatattatgtgctgtcatcatgacaaagataaaataaatcagttattagaaatgagttattgaaactcttatgtttgaaatgtgttgaaaaaatctctctgttaaagaaaaattgggggaaaaaattgaacgagggggggatggggggtaataattctgactttaactgtatatatatatttatttatttttagttttttaagaattacaaaaaaaaaatagaatatactCGATGTGAGATCCCTTTCTCCATTATTATCTTTATAGATCATAGGGTATTTACatggcctcacatcaagaaggtcccAAGTCCCaagcagtttgcatgttctccctctggGTTTGCTCTGGGTACATTATTTCCCCCCACAATCCAAATACATGCAGTATAGAACTGGACCAAGTATACTGGCCAtagtgggtgagtgagtgagtgagtgggtgttttccagcactgggaGTTGCACAAGTTAAGGACGATAACTAGttcaatttaaaatttaataactATATTTACGTTTACACCAGCAAACAATAacaatctgtattttttatttagtttatactTTACTTTTTCCATTGCCCCTTGTAAACAGAATTCCTCTGCGTGCTACGTTTTTAGCTCATCTGTCCAGTGAATCCAGCACATGTAATCTATCTAATCAAACAGGGAATTTAGTAACCACAGGAATAAACATTCTCTAGAACTTTTTGCTAACCTGGCTTGTATAGCTTCcatgtacatttttatacatttctgcTATGGTATAACCAACTGTTTCCAAGATAGTCATTACCTTTAAATAATCTCAGAAAAGAGGGTTTAACATCAAACTGTGAGTTTTCCACTATGTTATCTGTAGTACTGAATTGCTCAGGCGCTTTATATTTCACTGAAAATAACTGGctgtcattgtttttattttgtaattgatCCCAACGATATTGTTTCTCAAAATCTTTATCATTATAGCTGTGTTCTGaactctgctgttgttttacattcGGAATGATTTTTTAAACAATGTCTTTATAGTTATCTTTATAGTTATCAACCTTGGTGTGAAAGGGCTTTTAGTTCACTCCAAGGGATGAGTAGGGGTGTAAAGAGCATCTGCCTGTAAAATGTGTGGCAGAATAATTGAcagatcattccactgtggtgaccccttaggGAAATTGAGTAGTAAACACaaatttaaacataattaaacactgtaacaaaaaatgcatctccctgtgtttgtgtgggtttccttcaggtgctctggtttccccaagtccaaagacatgtggtataggtgaattgggtaggctaaatttttcGTAGtttataagtgtgtatggatgtttcccagtgatgggttgcagctggaagggcatccgctgcgtgaaacatgctggataagttggcggttcattctgctgtggcgaccccagattaataaagtgactaagcaggaaataaaataaatgaatgaacaaaaaaaacagcatttcaaCACAAGCCACAAATTTACTACAATTGTCTCATAACTTCAAATTTACTTACAATCTTCCTTTTACGtagactttttacattttttgtcattgttatgTTCACATTTTGATATCTCAGAAACCAAGCAGCCATCACACAAGTGTGTTTTCTTGTGTAAGGGCAATACTGATTGTGTTTTCCATATTACGTGTACATTTTTCCCTTACTGCCTCACTGCTGCAAACCCTTCTCATTCCATTATTTAACCTTCCACACTTGAACACAGCAACAAAAGATCCTCTGTAGTTCCTATTCATCCAACCATAGAGGATAGGATTTGCAAAAGTGGAGCACATGGCCACAATATGGAAAGCTGTATAGAGCAATTTGAAGTCTTTCATTTCCAATACACTGCTGTCGATATCCACAGCAAGCTGGAAGGCATGAAATGGCAGCCAGCTAACGGTGAAGACCACTACCACAGCTACAagcatttttgttgttttctgtCTTCGTTGATGGCGGTCGCTGCGGCCACCGCCAGGGCTGACATGATTTCTTAGCTTGTTCCAAATCCGAGTGTACGCAAATGAAATGATAGACAACGGCAGGCCATATTGTAGAAAAAACATGGCGATGCTGTAGATGGTTCCATCTGTGCTACTTCCAGGCCACTTTTCTGCACAACCTTGAATCGTCTGCTCAGGCGAAAGGTCAAAGGTCACATATTCACGGAAAATAGCAAGAGGGCTAGCAAGGATCGCGCTTGCCACCCAAGTGATGGCGATGACAACTacgcacatgtctttggacatctTGGTTTCCATGTGGTAGACGATGCTACGGTATCTGTCCAGTGCTATAACGTTAAGTGTGATGGTTGAAACGTGGACTGCTAAGCCTTGCGCGTACGGCAATAGGTAACACATCACCTGTCCAAATTTCCACTCTCCATAGAGTGTGTACATCAAAGTAAAAGGTAAACACAATGTGTTTACCAGCAAGTCTGCTACAGCCAAGTTTACAATGAAATAGTTAGTCACCGTGTGTAAATTGCGAAACTTGTATACGACATATATGACCAAGGAGTTCCCGGTCATGCCAAAAAAAATGATGGTGCTGTAAGCCAAAATCAAGATCACTTGAACACCCACCAGTTTTGTACTGTCTTCCAGACCATCCAGTAAGACTCCATCAACTTCAGCAGTGTCTGGTGCGCAACAGTTTGTGGACTGATTTAGCTGGCTCAGGGTTCCGTCTTCAGATGTGTTTATTTGGGTTCTTATATCCATGTTTACATTAATTCTCAGAAGTCACTTActctggagaaaaaaaagaaagtaatgtgaaaataattttcaaaatctATTTTGTATCATAGCTGATGAAAGGACTGAGGAAAAACATTAAGCCAAAACTTTTTGTTAACTTgaattaaaagtaatttaaaatatatattaatacaacaCTTCTGTCTGGTTTtccaatctgattggctggtagccgtgtgatattctgcaataacagcactggaccagcctcctcacccttcaaccttgtgtattactccgcctacatacagcgacaagcagagacactctacagtttgacaaactttgaagcttttggacaacataatgtacttttgaggctttttttagtcaagaatgtagttgttaagtttgcaactatgcagtttatttataagaatagtgcctatttcaaaatatttataatttctgagagacagcacgtcggTGGTCATTagccaaagatggttgacgttatctatccacaagatggcgatagAACCGCATAAAAAACCCTTAAAAGATTAAACGGCGtcatttctaactacagcttatCAAATcgttattaaactggtaagtgatattctaagtcgatctctctcttttgcatgttgtagtgctgtatttataccatataattgtagtgtattgagtgtgagataggactcgcatatcaggaatgtgtgttgtgttgacagaaaaaaagaagaaatgcccgcatgtgctTAGTGTTcttccttattgcaaacacaaaaGCAATCTGCTAATGATTACGC
This genomic stretch from Danio aesculapii chromosome 1, fDanAes4.1, whole genome shotgun sequence harbors:
- the npy2r gene encoding neuropeptide Y receptor type 2 yields the protein MDIRTQINTSEDGTLSQLNQSTNCCAPDTAEVDGVLLDGLEDSTKLVGVQVILILAYSTIIFFGMTGNSLVIYVVYKFRNLHTVTNYFIVNLAVADLLVNTLCLPFTLMYTLYGEWKFGQVMCYLLPYAQGLAVHVSTITLNVIALDRYRSIVYHMETKMSKDMCVVVIAITWVASAILASPLAIFREYVTFDLSPEQTIQGCAEKWPGSSTDGTIYSIAMFFLQYGLPLSIISFAYTRIWNKLRNHVSPGGGRSDRHQRRQKTTKMLVAVVVVFTVSWLPFHAFQLAVDIDSSVLEMKDFKLLYTAFHIVAMCSTFANPILYGWMNRNYRGSFVAVFKCGRLNNGMRRVCSSEAVREKCTRNMENTISIALTQENTLV